TGTTTCAGTGTTATACTTTTTTCTCTCacagattgtttttttctttcagatacTGTAAATGTGTCTGCACAAAAACAGTTCTTCACTTCCCACACCAATATAATGGAGCATtaccaaaaccacaaaaaaaaaacaaaaaaaaacaccctgtcAGAAGTTCATCGTAAGCCATGACCAAACCAAATAATGCTGCAAAACTATGCAAATGTGACATATTTCAGTAAATTTCCATCATTTGAAGGCAGAACATAATTTTAACATGCTGGTCTGGTCTCTACAGTAGAAACATTACAAGCTCAAACCTTGAAAAGAGGTGAGAATAACGGACACGAAGCGAATGAAGTCTGTGAATGGTCCAATGATCGCAAAGGCGAGACCCCACATTGTCCCAAAGAGGCAGCTGAGACCCCAGATACTGAGGAATgccacttttttctgtttccacTCATCCCTGGTGCGGATTTGTCTGTAGACCAGGAAAAGCATCACCAGACCCGAGAGGAACAGGATGGCCACGACCATCACGGTGGTGCAGTAGTGAGCGAGCAGGGCCTTATTGTTATATTTCATCCCACacctgaaaatacagaaattcaaagaaaaacaaataaaaaattttgacACTCAGCCCTATGGAGGAATATGTGCATTTTAAAATTACACCACATAAGCTATAAATCacataataaaagacaaaaaatataaaatgacatgAGATACAGAAATAATCCTACTGTGATAAGCGCAACATTTCCATTCCATTTTACACTAATCTACATTTACTCTGTTGAAGCTAAAAACATAGAGTGTGtgattcactgtgttggctgatagttTGAGTCAAAAATGTTACTTACATCCGATATGGATTGGCAATATCCTCACTTGGCACCAACATTTTCTCACCATAAATATCACCCACTGAAACCAGGACTGTGACCGGAAAAGCAGGCAGAACTAGGACAAAAGATTTCAGATATCATATATTTAATATCATGCTTATGTAAAAGTAAATTCAAGTGTGTATGGTTTTTACACATGATGACACTCACCAAAGCCAATGACGAGCCAGATCCAGGGCTGTGGCGAGGGGCTAAAAATCACGTGGACCAACCAGAAGGTGTGGAAAACCTCTATGCCCATCCATATTAAGGAGCTAAGCAGGGCATAGTGGAGGCCTGCCCCCACCCAGATGCACACTTTCTCCCCTCCCACATTGGCCAAGACCCCCGTGAAGAAGAACAGCGCATAGAGGATAGCGAGGGACACTGCTAAGCCAAGGTGGATGGGTGTGGACATTTCCTTAAAACGCTTACTATGAGGAGAAggtaaacaaaatggaaaaaggtCAGGTAGATAAtcctttttgttttcattttcaaagcctaatataaataatgaaaatggagTGCTACCTCTTTCTGCAGAGATAAACTATAAGAACGATGCAGCTGAGCAGAGACACAGCACAACCCAGATATGTAATGGCAGTCAACGCCAGAAGGTGGCGCACTGGTCGAGGCCCTTGATCTAGTTCCTgccagagaaaaagaaagaattgAACTATAAATGTGAGAATATTAGTGTGTGTTTTGCCATGTGTCTTGAAagtctttttttgtaattttggttCTCATATTTGTGCAGAATGATAATATGCTGCAAAGTAAAAATCTATGTTTTTTTGTAGAAATGAGTAAATCTTCTTTCTATCTGCTGGGTGTCTTACCACCAGGACAGTGAAGTAGGTCAGATGGTTACACAGACACTCGGTTTGTTTTGGTCCTTTCATTCGTGTCTCGCATCCATCCACCAACCAGTTCACCTTCAGCGGATCTACACAAGAGAAATACAGGTttaaacactgttgaacactTCTATGGAGGTATGTGTTAAGTTAATTTGATCAGTATGGTTGGTTATTAAGGCTCAAACCTTTTTTAGTGTCCCATGAAACACATTTCCTTGAGTGACTTTTCTAAAAGATGAAAGAGACATGAGCTACTTAGCATGCTGAACACTTCCATTTATATTAAAACAGTCTCAGGCTCACTGAGGAATCAGCCGGATCCTTTCATTTAGACCCAGCACTTTCAACAGTCACAATCAACAGCTGAGTTTACTGTAGTAGtttattttaaatacatattaaaaacacAGCTCAATTAGAATAAGTAATGACTTATGTGTACTGCAGAGAAGGCGAGACATTGTCTAAAAAATGCTACTTGATTTCACAAGACATGAGGTTAGAGTTAGTTTCAGTTCGAGACAACCACAGGTTGACATGAAACTAAAtggaacagaaagaaaaacagttTGATGCACAACTATCTATAGTATATGAGTAGATTGAGTGTTAAATGGTGTCTATGTTTCACCGATGTTTTGGTTTGACCTCTGCATAAATTGCGCTGTTGGCTTGATGCACAATGCAAGTTTGGTTTTCATTGTTCACCGTGTGTTCAGTCCATTACATTATGTCTGAGTTTGGTGGCTACATAAGGATTAGTGAGCAAGTGCTGAACAACTTAATAATGTACTTAGAGGTAATAAAACGTACTGCAGCTGTTCTCTCATTTACAGCTGTGAAATCTGAGGATGGCCAATCAAACAATTAAAAATACTCCAGTCACACCACTCTAGTCTGTGGgtcaataatgcaaaaaaaaaaaaaaaaaacattatttccaTATTCATATGTACTAGTCTTGGCAGTCTTCAAATTGATAAAACACATACACTTACAGGTTCATGGTGGAAACCAATTCTGATGGGCTCAGACAAGTCAGCAATGACCTCATTCTCCATAGTTATACCGACCACATCATCCAGAATTTTGCCGTTCTTTTGATAAtcctaaaaaacacaaacaaacatcttAACCATTTGTTATTATTTCAGTCTATTACAATTTAATGCACTGCTGTTTGATCAATGGAGAACAGAGCATCACAGTGTCTGCAGTGGTGTCGactaagataagagataagataatgCCTTTAGTGTCTCGCAATACGGAAATTTACATTGTTGCAACAGCAGGACAATACAGGGCTGAATGACATGCAGTCATAGCAAaggaagaaagagaaagacaaacagaaaaaaataaaacaataaatataaaatctcATGTCAATGggcaaacagtgtcttacctggaACAGGGAGTTGTTTTTGAAGTAAGTGCAGACTACTTGGGTAGTATTTTTTGCTGCTTGCTTTAGTGTTGGAGGCAGATAGATAGAGGGGACGGACTCTGGCAGTACATCATCAGGAGCCTGgaagaaaaaaagaccaaaaagagGAACTGAAAAGATCAAACTGATAAATAAACTGATATTTCAGAGTTAAAAACTGTACACCAGCATCAAGGTCTATTTTGAGTACTGTCAATAAATGAAAGTGAAGTGCACAACAATACATACAAATGTCAGTATTACTTCTTAATCACTGACTTAAAACCAGGATGTAACTGCAAATTTAactagataaaatattaaaactgcACAATTCGGAGTTTGACTTAAATCCACTTGTGCTATTTCTCAGTGCGATTGTGAATGAGCATCAAAACCCTGTGGTGTTCACGGTTGTAATGAGTAGATGTGGGTGTAGATTACTACTTGGTACTGACACGCATAGACCTATTTTGAGGTAGCTTGAAGGGAAAATGTTAGTTCGTAGCAGCAATCCTCTACTTGTGAGTGAAAGGTTGTGATCACAGGCTTTGATGTGGCTAACCTCTCACCTATTTTCTCATCTAATGACCACCACTCTTGACTTGACTGAAAATACTAACTTAGTTACTCATTTACAGAGTTAAAACTGTTTCTGCAGAAAGCCTCTGATTATAAATGGAGGTACAAAGTCATGGATGTCAAGTCGCCCACTAAGCTGTCCTGTATTATAGAGAGGAGAGTCAGACTGCGATCTgcaaatatggagccttaaagtGAGATGTGATGGACTTACaatgttttacttatttactacACATATTAGGTGATTTGAGTGCAAATGAACAGATGAAAAATCTACATTGGAACCCCTGACATATCTGTAAACACTCCTCTCTACAGGGAAATTTAACAGATCCAACCCTTCAGTGCATTTTTTCTCCCACTTCATATTTGCAGTATCTTCAAATCTCCAAAATCCCCCAAATTATCCAAAGGCAATGATGACAAGTTCTGATTTATTATGACACTTGTGCAGCTGTGTGTGAGAGCTGTGCTGTGTTACTTACATGCAGAAAACATCAGCAGCATGGCTACGCTTGGTGTATTTTgcaaaatatattatatattatacttgtCTATGCACTACGTAATGAATGTACAAAAAGCAATgatgtggacatttgaggttcagtttattcagttgcaaatgcaatgatttgcttCATGTTTGCATGTCAGAGCACAAACGAGACAAAACCACTGTGGTAACACTGCTGACGCAAGTAATGCATGAAAGGAAATGGCTGTCGCACTTAGGCCAAGGTCATGAACATACAGTCGACttatttttgattgttttttttttcccccaacagcCAGTCTTCTTCTTTTAACAGAAATAAATCCTTAATGTTGAGTTCTAGTATGCTTCTCAATGTGATACTGCGTGAATCTGTAATATGCTTGTGTGTTTTCTTACATTCAAAGTGACCTCGTAGCCTTTCACATCATCCTTCATGTCCACGACGGTGCTTCGAGCACAGGGATTCCCAGCATTCCCTTCATCCTGGTGCCTTGCCACATTTTTTCCAACCCTGAACATACAAATTAAGACACACCGCTGTAATGTTAAGTTAAAAATGGCACTTTCAGAAGTCTATTACAAAAGAAACAAGTTATTTTTGTAAGCCCCACACCCAAACATAGTATAACGTTTAGCTTCCTGTTTGTAGtcagttcttgtttttttctcacaAGGACTTGATTACATAAAGCTTTACGGTAGCGACGTCAGCAATTAAGACGCCAGACAGAGAAGGATGTTAACAAAAACACAGTCATGCCACTTGgacagtaaatgtgatggcatatGTGTCAAAAAAAGAGAGGTAATTACTGGTTGCCATGGGTGGATCCGTAGTTCTCTTTATCACAGTATTCcttccctgtaaaaaaaaaaaaaaaaaaaaaaaaagattataactACATAAAGGCTAAATCAATTATAGCAAGAAATAAACAACATTGCATGTGCTGTTCTCTGTCATAAAAGCATTCTCTCTTACTGCAGTTGAGGAACGTTCCATTGAATTCATAGGCTGTAAGAGTGTCTTTGGTGGTGGGATCACCACGGATAGAAGCGTCCAATATCCCATAAACATCTTCAGGCGCCCTTGTACCATCAGACAGCTGTGTGCAACAGTAGTCCTCTAGACTAGTGGGCCAGCACAGAGGAAGCTGCTCCCCTTCGATCTGAAACAAGAAAAGAGCAACAGAAAAACACAAGGAAACCCACATTAAGATCTGAAACAAAGAAATTCATTACAGTTTCAGTGTAGTCTATTTTGTAGCATCTAGAGGTAAAACTGCATGTtacaactaaataaatgaatagctCTAAATTTCACCTAAAAACACAATGATTCTGGTTTTAAGACGATTATACACTAATTAGTGCTACTGATGCAGAGTATTGTGAAAATCACAATATGAACTGTACAAACTTCCAGGCTCTTCTTGTAGTATGCGCTTTTCACTTCATAATATTTTGGGTCTCAGCATACATCATTTTTACATGACACcttactttttcactttcacAGATGATGCTACTCAGAGAAAAGTTGCTAGTTTTATTTTCATACCCTTTGTATTGAATCAACTGATGATTTTAGTTATAGTACCATGACCATGATGGTGAAAACCAGCATTGGATTAGCTTTAGCAGTCAACAGGTAtgatatactacataaaaaaaacttGTCCAACAAATTCTAATCATGCTCCATTTGCTGTCTTGCCAGTACCTCCAGCCACAACTGGTCCAACAGGGGCTTCCAATGAAGACAGAATTTACTCTCAATCTTTGGTTCTTGGAGATGGTTGAGTCGGATTGTGTCGAAACGCACACACTGGGTTGTAATCTTCCCAGCAACAGACAATGAGGTCTTATTAGCTGAGATTTTGATCTTGTCACAACCTGTGGTAAGGTCAATATTCAGGGTCAGGGGATCCAGTCCATGGCGCCAAGTGCCACAAAACTCCAAGTCCCGGTCACCACCTGAAACTGGAAGATGGaaaggcaaaaataaatacatgctgGTTGGTTTTCCTGTAATCATATTTCCATAAGaataaaatatcaaattaaatgtTGGTCTTCAAACTGGCTTAAGACTAATGCTCTGTCTTAAAAACCatggctttcaatcatagatgatatacttgtcatggaacatctcacatataaactgaagttgaaagaaaatctctttataaaaaactggggaaaatggctgacattcagggacAAATGTGTCTATTAAGGTACCTTTAGATATTCTGACACGAACACAGGCTGTTCTTGTCACTTGttggttttctgttcttttgtatcTTTTCCTGCTCCCCAACTGAGGAGATTGAattgtattatactgataaaaaggtggaataaataaaaattgtaaaaataataTCGGTCTTCTATTAATTTACTCTACTATATCTTCACTGATcttgtttttattcgttttagatTTTCCTCCATAAAAAGACCATCATCTCTCATCAAATGACAGTCGATAGTTTCAAAGCCTGTACAAAACGGTTTGACccaagtgaataaataaatatctaaatGTGTTATGGTCACACTGTTGGACAAAGATGTGTCTCTGGTGCgacatcagcaccaaaatagaCCCATGTGTGATACCGAAACAACACTCTGACGCCAACACATTTCAATAAAATTCATGTCTGGAACATAAACGCATGCATCTGTCAAGACGTGAAACCACACAGAATTTTAATTGATAAGCTTCCTATCTCAGTGGTGTCCTGGAACCTGCGGCACAGACAGTCGGGCAGACCTTAGCACAAGTGAAACTGCACTGATAGCAAGTAGAGATGTCGGGTCTGCAAGTTTTTTTTCTCCGAAGAGTCACGTGAGAAGATCGGAATAATTATTCTATCTCACACATCCTGAAGTTAATAATCACACACTAATGACATATGATGTACTGAATATTTGTGTCATTCTGTTTGTGCTCATACTGTAACAGCTACTGTACACACAAGTTTATAgtctttgagtttttgttttcacaGACACAAATGTATGTCACCATTTCCTCCCAAAGGTAATCAGATCTGCCAAGGAAACTTGTGGTATGTTTGATgttcctgtcagtgtttttgtCTCTTCAACTACATCTCTATACATAACAAAATACATAACCACATTTTCAGCGGTGGAGCAAAGACATATTTCTTTACTGTTTTCAGGCGGCTATACTGCATTGAATTTTCTGTCAACTTCTTACTTTTACTCCCTTAATATCAAGATTTGTACTTTCTCTTGCTTAGGTTTGCAAAGCAGGCTTTCagttttagtacttttttttcatttcatttgtttattcattcaaatgtaaatgattggaaaggagcaggatgaagaaaacttttaATAGCTGCCCCTTCCTTAAagcatctgcttacatcagataagttgccattacactaaacagtttacatgaaagtcaattaaaataaacaaatcaaaaaatccattagtaaaattatttcattacatgtttttatacaacctcttaaactgaaaaatatttgtacagctcttctcttgcattgccaaagaattccacattctgataCCCACAATAGAAATACGCAATTCCCACATTTgaggaaaattattatttatttttattttgcatcactgTATGATTTTTCAACAACTACAATTTTGACCTAAATGGATGGGACAAGATCACACCCATTAGTGCATCCATCTGTGCATAAGACAGGCATCATAATATTTGTTATATTTGTAATATGTGTTATCTAGTATTATAATATtctcttttttaatttatttaaatttagAATGGTTTAATTGTCTTCCTGTTACATTAGTGTGATGTTTTAAATGTGCACAGAAAAAGCCAGAATGTCTTTCATAGagttatattttacatttatgcTTTCAGTTGATTTTAGAGTGTGTACTTTTTCAGTTTTGAGTACAGAAGTTGAATCACAACATCTAATTCTACCAGTCCACAACTATTAGTACCTCTACTTGCATTGATACAAATGTACTCTTTCCACCTCTGCACAGAGTAAATAGGAAGGATgtttaaatgcattaaaaatgatttaacAGTGAATATAGAGCTAAAAGTGCTACTTGGGAAGTTGGAACTGTTTATCTTACCGGTGGTGACATAGAAGAATAAGATGAGGACTGCTCTCAGAATCTGcatcagtctgagctccatcgccgacaactgccagaggtaaaacaCACAGAGTTAAATAGAGTTGTGAAAGAGGAACCGCTCTGTGGCTTGTTTCTGCATGTGCACGGTGAAGTCAGTCAGCAAATTAGAATGAGCGCCAGTGAAACTAACAGTTGAAAAAGTatggaatgaaatgaaaatgttgtaaaatgtaaTTTCAATCCAGTGCAAACATCTATGTGACATTCTTTCTATGTTCTGACACACATTCTAAAGCAagcatgaagcaaaaaaaaaccaaaaccctaTCTAAAGGCAGCACAACTTTGACATAAAGTTTTCTTAATGATACTATTCTTATCCAGACGCCTGCATTGTTATCTGTACTCTTTTATCAGTGAATACAAATGAGTTCAGGCTCTAAATACACACAGAGACCGTTCACAGTTGTTATCGATAGAAACAGTCTTTCCCTTTAACTGCCATGGAGTGCAcatactcacacactcacacacaaagtTTCCATCTAACTACAGAATGTTTGGCTTCCCTGTGGAAAAAGTAGCATACCAGTAAATTATTCCGGGTCTTTCAATTTTGATTTATCAGACATTTTAGAGTTGTGAGAGAAGCACAGAATACAGTACACAGTTCCCTAAAAAAATACCACTTTGCAACACATCAGACCGAGTGACAGTCATGTGAGCTTTATGAGACAGACATTTAATTAAGTAATGATGCATACGCACTGTTGgagcattttcattttcatttaatgttCCCAttttgtttcacacagacattgGTTTGACGTCAACCCACTCGTTTGCCATAACAAACTTTTAACCACAGTTATATCATGCAGTTTAAAAAATCCAGTAAATGTACGGAGTTGGTGTACAGTATCTGAAGAACATATGTGAAGAAAAGCAGACTGCAGGGAAACAGTCATGGTTTTCCTCAGCATCAAACAGCACAGGAACTGGCTGAACCACAAACAATGCAGAAAGGCAGCActagaaaaacagacagacagaaaactgtCAAAGTGTACGGCCTGAGGTCAGTCACCTATTTATAACACCGTGGCCTGGAACATACACCTGACACTCGAGAAGGACTTAAGTCTTGGACGGCCACATACTAGCACTCAGACCCAAACGGTGGGAGTGGGAAGGATGTTTAACAAGTGAGGAGTCATAAGCAAGTAACATCACCTTTGCACTTATTTCAGAGTTCCTACAGGTTttgacaagttaaatttaagactttttaagacattttt
This sequence is a window from Sphaeramia orbicularis chromosome 3, fSphaOr1.1, whole genome shotgun sequence. Protein-coding genes within it:
- the LOC115417045 gene encoding adhesion G-protein coupled receptor G5-like; protein product: MELRLMQILRAVLILFFYVTTVSGGDRDLEFCGTWRHGLDPLTLNIDLTTGCDKIKISANKTSLSVAGKITTQCVRFDTIRLNHLQEPKIESKFCLHWKPLLDQLWLEIEGEQLPLCWPTSLEDYCCTQLSDGTRAPEDVYGILDASIRGDPTTKDTLTAYEFNGTFLNCRKEYCDKENYGSTHGNQVGKNVARHQDEGNAGNPCARSTVVDMKDDVKGYEVTLNAPDDVLPESVPSIYLPPTLKQAAKNTTQVVCTYFKNNSLFQDYQKNGKILDDVVGITMENEVIADLSEPIRIGFHHEPKSHSRKCVSWDTKKDPLKVNWLVDGCETRMKGPKQTECLCNHLTYFTVLVELDQGPRPVRHLLALTAITYLGCAVSLLSCIVLIVYLCRKSKRFKEMSTPIHLGLAVSLAILYALFFFTGVLANVGGEKVCIWVGAGLHYALLSSLIWMGIEVFHTFWLVHVIFSPSPQPWIWLVIGFVLPAFPVTVLVSVGDIYGEKMLVPSEDIANPYRMCGMKYNNKALLAHYCTTVMVVAILFLSGLVMLFLVYRQIRTRDEWKQKKVAFLSIWGLSCLFGTMWGLAFAIIGPFTDFIRFVSVILTSFQGFLLMLRFYLLDWMRRKTGGSGLGSSSSGSTRQHMLQAQEKS